ATGTCTGCCTCGTTGAGCCAGTAGAAGGCGCCGCCGGCGGCCATCCCGTGCACCGCGCAGACCAGGGGTTTCCACACCTGGTTCAGCTTCGGCGAGAGGTACTCGCCGGGGTCGGTCTGCGACCAGACGTTGGGGTGGCGGTCGATGCCCTCCTTCACGTCCATGCCGGTGCAGAAGGCCCGCTCGCCCGCGCCCCGCAACACGACGACGTGCACGTCGTCGTCGTCCTTGACGGTCTGCCAGAGGGCGGAGAACTCCTCCAGCATCCGCTGGTTGAAGCCGTTCATGACCTCGGGCCGGTTCAGGGTGATGGTGGCGACGTGGTCGGCCACCTCGAACAGGACGGTCCTGAGTTCCATCCGCCAACTCCGTTCGTCATGTTGTCTCAGTTCGGCATCTCGACGTGATCGAGGTAAGTAGTATACTTTTTTCTGGACTTTGGGCGTCGGAACGGACCAAGATCCGCGGAGGGACCTGCAATGAGGGCACGTGTGGGACAGATGCTCGCCAGTACGGTCGACACCACGGCGGTGATCGTCGTTCGGTGCCCGGAGCAGGAGTTGGAGATCACCTGCGGCGGGGCCGCCATGGCCGAGGGGAACGGCCCGGGGCCCGCCGCCACCGGCACCGCCGACCCCGGACTGATGGGCGGTTCCCTGCTCGGCAAGCGGTACGCCGCCGAGGAACTCGGCCTGGAACTGCTCTGCACCAAGCAGGGGCAGGGCACGCTGGCGGTGAACGGCGTCCCCATGCCGATGAAGAGCGCCAAGCCGCTCCCGGCCTCGGACTGAGGGGCGGGAGCGGCCGATGAACATATCGATGCTGTTGGACATGGCCGCCGAGGGATTCGACGACCGGGTCCTGATCGGACGCGCGGACAACGGGCTGACCGCCCCACGACTGCGTGAACTGGCCGTCGGCGGCGCCCGGCTGGTGCGCTCGGCCGACGCCGACGCGATCGTGTACCTCGCGGTGAACGGCCCGGCCCTCCCGGTCGCGCTGTTCGCCGCGGCCCGCGCCGGAGTCCCGCTGATCCCGGTCAACTACCGCCTGGGCGAGCAACAGCTGGACGCGCTGCTGGCGAACCACCCGCGCGCCCTGGGCATCGCCGACCCGGAACACGCCGAGGCACTGCGCCGGGCCGGGCTCGCCGTACGAAGCCCGGAGGAGTGGCTCACCCGGGCTGCGGAGGCCCCGGCCGCCCCGGGCGACGAGGAACCGGCGCCGTCACCCGACTCCCCGGCGGTCCTCATCTACACCAGCGGCACGACCTCGACGCCGAAGGGCGTGGTCCTGCGCCACCACAACCTCGTGTCGTACGTGCTCGGCACGGTGGAGTTCGCCGGCGCGGGCCCGGACGAGGCGGCCCTGGTGAGCGTGCCGCCGTACCACATCGCCGCCGTGTCCAACGTGCTGACCAACCTGTACTCGGGGCGCCGCGCCCTGAGCCTCGACCAGTTCACCCCGGAGGGCTGGCTGGACCTCGTGCGCCGGCAGGGCGTCACCAACGCGATGGTGGTGCCGACGATGCTGGCCCGCATCATGGACACCGACGGCCTGGACCGCTCGGTGCCCTCGCTGCGCGCGCTCGCCTACGGTGGGGCCAGGATGCCCGTACGGGTGATCGAGACCGCGCTGCGCGCCTGGCCGCACGTCGACTTCGTGAACGCCTACGGGCTGACGGAGACCTCGTCCACCATCACGGTCCTGGGCCCGCAGGAGCACCGGACGGCCGTCGCGAGCGACGATCCCGCCGTACGGGCCCGGCTCGGTTCCGCCGGTCT
The DNA window shown above is from Streptomyces sp. NBC_01451 and carries:
- a CDS encoding class I adenylate-forming enzyme family protein, encoding MNISMLLDMAAEGFDDRVLIGRADNGLTAPRLRELAVGGARLVRSADADAIVYLAVNGPALPVALFAAARAGVPLIPVNYRLGEQQLDALLANHPRALGIADPEHAEALRRAGLAVRSPEEWLTRAAEAPAAPGDEEPAPSPDSPAVLIYTSGTTSTPKGVVLRHHNLVSYVLGTVEFAGAGPDEAALVSVPPYHIAAVSNVLTNLYSGRRALSLDQFTPEGWLDLVRRQGVTNAMVVPTMLARIMDTDGLDRSVPSLRALAYGGARMPVRVIETALRAWPHVDFVNAYGLTETSSTITVLGPQEHRTAVASDDPAVRARLGSAGLPVPGVELEVRDASGAVVGPGGTGQIWVRGDQVSGEYAGQGSAVDERGFFHTRDQGRIDADGYLHIEGRADDTIIRGAENIAPAEIEDVLLRHPDVLDAVVVGVPDEEWGQRIEAVVVVRDGAELDAGDLRAQVRGTLRGSKTPERITWWPELPRTPTGKLVRRDIVEALTADR